One region of Bacterioplanoides sp. SCSIO 12839 genomic DNA includes:
- the apaG gene encoding Co2+/Mg2+ efflux protein ApaG, whose translation MSTLDDSIEVDVISEYLAEQSVPDEQRFVFAYHIRIINHGEQPATLRSRHWFIANGNADVQEVNGEGVVGEQPTIDPGDHFDYSSGAVLATKVGSMRGYYVMEAQDGTLFHATIPVFTLATPHALN comes from the coding sequence ATGAGTACACTGGACGATAGTATCGAAGTTGACGTCATCAGCGAATACCTGGCAGAGCAGTCCGTGCCAGACGAACAACGGTTTGTATTTGCCTATCATATCCGCATCATTAACCATGGTGAGCAGCCAGCAACGCTGCGCAGTCGCCACTGGTTTATTGCCAATGGTAATGCCGATGTTCAGGAAGTGAATGGCGAAGGGGTTGTCGGAGAACAGCCCACCATTGACCCGGGTGACCACTTTGATTATTCCTCCGGCGCGGTACTGGCAACTAAGGTAGGCAGTATGCGCGGTTATTATGTGATGGAAGCACAAGATGGCACCCTGTTTCATGCCACCATTCCGGTCTTTACCCTGGCTACCCCACACGCCCTGAATTAA
- the rsmA gene encoding 16S rRNA (adenine(1518)-N(6)/adenine(1519)-N(6))-dimethyltransferase RsmA, protein MSNSFDSRSLNPNQHGHKARKRFGQNFLHDHYVIDKIVRSINPKPEDCLVEIGPGMGAITEPLLEASGRLNVVELDRDLIPILRTKFFNYPDFNIYEGDALKFDFRQLLDNNEQQLRIVGNLPYNISTPLIFHFLSHHAMVKDMHFMLQKEVVDRLAAGPGTSDYGRLGIMAQYYCKVEPLFIVGPGSFNPPPKVDSAIVRLVPYDELPYPAKDTKVLQRVVREAFSMRRKTIRNTLKKLLSADEIEALGLDTSLRPERLTLQDYVSIADAVYDKQQHEANDQ, encoded by the coding sequence ATGAGCAATTCTTTCGACTCCCGTTCGTTAAACCCGAATCAACATGGCCATAAAGCACGTAAACGTTTTGGTCAGAACTTTCTGCACGATCACTACGTAATCGACAAAATTGTGCGCTCGATTAATCCAAAACCGGAAGATTGTCTGGTCGAGATTGGTCCGGGTATGGGCGCCATCACTGAGCCCCTGCTGGAAGCCAGTGGTCGCCTGAACGTGGTTGAACTCGACCGGGATCTGATTCCGATTCTGCGCACCAAGTTTTTTAACTACCCGGATTTTAATATCTACGAAGGCGACGCGCTGAAGTTTGATTTCCGCCAGCTGCTCGATAACAACGAACAACAATTGCGGATTGTTGGCAACCTGCCCTACAACATTTCCACACCGCTGATTTTTCACTTTCTGAGTCACCACGCCATGGTGAAAGACATGCACTTTATGCTGCAGAAAGAGGTAGTGGATCGCCTGGCGGCTGGGCCTGGTACATCTGATTACGGCCGTTTGGGCATCATGGCGCAGTATTACTGCAAAGTAGAACCGCTGTTTATTGTGGGCCCGGGCTCGTTTAATCCGCCACCTAAAGTGGATTCGGCCATTGTCCGGCTGGTGCCTTACGATGAACTGCCGTACCCGGCAAAAGATACAAAAGTATTGCAACGTGTTGTGCGTGAAGCCTTCAGTATGCGCCGTAAAACCATCCGTAATACCCTGAAAAAATTACTCAGTGCCGATGAAATTGAAGCACTGGGCCTGGATACCAGCTTGCGTCCGGAGCGCCTGACCCTGCAGGACTACGTCAGCATTGCCGACGCGGTATACGATAAGCAGCAACATGAAGCTAACGACCAATAA
- the pdxA gene encoding 4-hydroxythreonine-4-phosphate dehydrogenase PdxA: MIRLAITAGEPAGIGPDLCIQLAQQAHSQQLIVIADPQLLQQRAQQLGLALEILIFDDHSPLQAAKPGQLWVYPVSLRAPATAGVLDTSNGLYVLETLRIAAQGCLDKRWHGIVTAPVHKGVINDALAANPGVDDPVASSSTSNTAFTGHTEYFRDYCGVTEVVMMLATSDLKVALVTTHLPLRDVADAITPERIQRVSRILHHDLQTFFGLPQPRILVAGLNPHAGEDGHLGREELDVINPTLAGLRDEGLQLIGPLPADTLYTPKLLEQADATLAMYHDQGLPVLKFHGFGRAANITLGLPIIRTSVDHGTALDLAGSGNADAGSLLTAIEVASQMAHNV, translated from the coding sequence ATGATCCGGCTGGCAATTACCGCCGGTGAACCGGCCGGCATTGGCCCGGATCTGTGTATTCAGCTGGCGCAACAGGCTCACTCGCAACAATTGATTGTCATCGCAGATCCACAACTGCTGCAGCAACGGGCGCAGCAGCTGGGGCTGGCGCTTGAGATTCTGATCTTTGATGATCACAGTCCACTGCAGGCCGCCAAACCCGGCCAGTTATGGGTGTACCCGGTCAGTTTGCGTGCTCCGGCAACAGCCGGTGTGCTCGACACCAGCAATGGTTTGTATGTACTGGAAACCCTGCGTATTGCCGCTCAGGGTTGCCTCGACAAACGCTGGCACGGCATCGTTACCGCACCGGTACACAAAGGGGTGATCAATGATGCTCTGGCGGCCAACCCGGGGGTTGATGACCCGGTGGCCAGCTCGAGCACAAGTAATACAGCGTTTACCGGCCATACAGAGTACTTCCGCGATTATTGTGGTGTCACCGAAGTGGTGATGATGCTGGCCACCAGCGACTTAAAAGTCGCGTTGGTCACCACTCACCTGCCGTTGCGTGACGTGGCGGATGCCATTACTCCCGAGCGTATTCAGCGCGTCAGCCGTATTCTGCATCACGATTTACAAACCTTTTTTGGTTTACCACAACCACGCATTCTGGTTGCCGGACTCAACCCACACGCCGGTGAAGACGGGCATTTAGGCCGTGAAGAGCTGGATGTGATTAACCCAACACTGGCCGGCCTGCGCGACGAGGGTCTACAACTGATTGGCCCGCTACCCGCAGACACTTTATACACACCCAAGTTATTAGAACAGGCGGATGCCACCCTGGCGATGTATCACGATCAGGGCTTACCGGTATTAAAATTCCACGGATTCGGGCGAGCCGCTAATATTACTCTTGGACTTCCGATTATCCGCACTTCGGTTGATCATGGCACAGCACTCGATCTGGCAGGCAGCGGCAACGCTGATGCCGGTAGCCTGCTGACTGCGATCGAAGTTGCCAGCCAAATGGCACACAATGTATGA